From Leptodactylus fuscus isolate aLepFus1 chromosome 11, aLepFus1.hap2, whole genome shotgun sequence, one genomic window encodes:
- the LOC142184878 gene encoding zinc finger and BTB domain-containing protein 9-like, whose translation MFVLVTVSRGGRSVELSSADLRGERQIITMSGTESVQLDFPHYSSVLLDTLNKQRLEGKFCDLSVQVQDRVFQAHKTVLAASSPYFHDKLLLNDTSCLVLPSVIQPEAFENLLQLVYSGRLCLEMEALPAHLLVASGLQMWQVVDKCSEILKERKAYVPHSWSSRASESQSPSSSFQLQLDEPLPPAPPTVALGCSDDDEVIKVRVLEEEEVCKSGGNVLDESVATNCSYALPSSSSSPESPKVIYIKHERTEEDGAYLKAFEASEVQSEYPSELSYVIPPTSCPSSTDVSLCLPQKLYGASEPTSFTISKPVDLHGNEIVSQALQAQTVHAPVKLVAAPDGKKFGCLCGKRFAVKDKRDRHIMMKFSLRPFGCSVCHKRFKLKHHLTEHLKTHGENSLSCEDCGRRFRVESYFKKHKEVCKGQRWAGACRTSK comes from the coding sequence ATCATCACCATGTCTGGCACTGAGAGCGTCCAGTTGGACTTCCCACACTACAGCTCTGTGCTCCTGGACACACTGAATAAGCAGCGACTGGAGGGGAAGTTCTGTGATCTGTCTGTCCAGGTCCAAGATCGTGTCTTCCAAGCTCACAAAACTGTCCTGGCCGCCTCCTCTCCTTACTTCCATGACAAGCTGCTCTTGAATGACACCAGCTGTTTGGTTTTGCCTAGTGTCATTCAGCCCGAGGCTTTCGAGAATCTCTTGCAACTTGTTTATTCTGGTAGACTTTGTCTTGAAATGGAGGCATTGCCAGCACATCTCCTAGTGGCCAGTGGTCTACAGATGTGGCAAGTGGTAGACAAATGCTCTGAGATTCTTAAAGAGCGGAAAGCCTATGTCCCACACTCTTGGTCAAGCCGTGCCAGTGAAAGCCAATCTCCGAGCAGCAGCTTCCAGTTACAACTTGATGAGCCACTACCACCAGCACCACCAACAGTTGCTTTGGGTTGCTCGGATGATGACGAAGTGATCAAGGTTCGTGTTTTAGAGGAAGAAGAGGTTTGTAAGAGTGGTGGAAATGTCCTGGATGAGTCTGTTGCCACCAATTGCTCTTATGCTCTCCCTTCTTCCTCTTCATCACCTGAAAGCCCCAAAGTCATCTATATCAAGCATGAGCGGACAGAAGAGGATGGAGCTTATTTGAAGGCTTTTGAAGCCAGTGAGGTGCAGTCCGAGTATCCATCAGAGCTGAGCTACGTCATCCCTCCTACGTCATGTCCATCTTCTACTGATGTTTCTCTCTGCCTCCCCCAGAAACTCTATGGTGCCTCTGAACCAACTTCCTTCACAATTTCCAAACCTGTAGACCTTCATGGAAATGAGATTGTATCCCAAGCTCTTCAGGCTCAAACTGTTCATGCTCCTGTTAAGCTTGTGGCTGCCCCAGATGGGAAAAAATTTGGCTGCTTGTGCGGGAAGCGGTTTGCAGTAAAGGATAAACGTGACCGTCATATCATGATGAAATTCAGTTTGCGCCCCTTTGGCTGTTCTGTCTGTCACAAGAGGTTCAAGCTAAAGCATCATCTCACAGAACACTTGAAAACCCACGGTGAAAACTCGCTCTCTTGTGAAGACTGTGGCCGCAGATTCAGGGTAGAAAGTTACTTTAAGAAGCACAAGGAAGTTTGCAAAGGACAGAGGTGGGCGGGGGCCTGCAGGACTTCCAAATAA